The Sediminispirochaeta smaragdinae DSM 11293 genome has a segment encoding these proteins:
- the amrS gene encoding AmmeMemoRadiSam system radical SAM enzyme, protein MTGKARFYELSPSVSGGDSVLTCRLCPNNCRITDGRSGRCKVRIRKGERLEIPLYGRISSFGIDPVEKKPLYHFMPGTETFSVGFFGCSLSCPFCQNHRISTSYDERDVEASPVILADKLIDKVIAAGMKSLAFTYSEPTIHIEYLLEAATIARRQGLKTILVTNGYLQADPSNEILKRIDAVNVDLKAHDDELYRRELGGSIEPVRTFITRSVEMGIHTEVTTLIIPGKNDDIEGIRSSARFLSALDPDIPWHLSAYYPSFLYKAPATPTLSIDKAVAVGREYLNFVYPGNTRSDGTTRCPECGSTVIRRRGYTTTVLLDHVGNCPSCGRRIAKIF, encoded by the coding sequence ATGACAGGTAAGGCACGGTTCTACGAACTATCGCCTTCCGTTTCCGGAGGCGATTCAGTCCTAACTTGTCGGTTATGCCCCAATAATTGTCGCATAACCGATGGTCGGTCAGGGCGCTGCAAGGTGCGCATCCGCAAAGGGGAGCGTCTCGAAATACCACTGTATGGACGTATCTCATCTTTTGGAATCGATCCAGTCGAAAAAAAGCCCCTTTACCACTTTATGCCGGGAACGGAAACATTCTCCGTCGGTTTTTTTGGATGTTCCCTTAGCTGCCCCTTTTGCCAAAATCACCGCATCAGTACCAGTTACGATGAGAGAGACGTAGAAGCAAGCCCTGTTATCCTCGCCGACAAACTCATAGACAAGGTGATCGCGGCTGGTATGAAATCCCTGGCCTTTACCTACTCGGAACCGACAATTCATATTGAATACCTGCTTGAAGCGGCAACGATTGCCCGTCGGCAGGGCCTCAAAACAATACTGGTGACAAACGGCTATCTCCAAGCCGACCCCAGTAATGAAATATTGAAACGTATAGATGCGGTCAATGTGGATCTGAAGGCCCATGACGATGAATTGTACCGGCGGGAACTTGGGGGCTCGATAGAACCCGTTCGTACGTTTATCACGCGTTCCGTCGAAATGGGGATCCATACTGAGGTTACCACCTTAATCATTCCAGGCAAGAACGATGATATTGAAGGTATCAGAAGCTCGGCCCGGTTCCTCTCGGCCCTCGATCCCGATATTCCTTGGCACCTTTCTGCATATTACCCCTCTTTTCTTTATAAAGCTCCGGCCACCCCTACCCTAAGCATAGACAAGGCTGTGGCCGTCGGCAGGGAGTACCTGAATTTCGTCTATCCGGGGAACACACGGTCCGATGGAACTACTCGCTGTCCCGAATGTGGGTCAACGGTTATTCGACGACGAGGATATACGACGACGGTGCTGTTGGATCATGTTGGAAATTGCCCTTCTTGCGGAAGAAGGATTGCAAAGATTTTTTAA
- a CDS encoding PilZ domain-containing protein: MKAMLVIEKDSIKHKVVEHLAPQGFVFIHYTNPLKAMDNIDEVAPEIVLFSAADYPRHWKPFLQLFRQGSDAEEKPFILLRGEHFDEEEGTKAGILGVNAIVKEDFGNPEDLALLEDILARYAVWDDKRYDRRYVPSSKHDLEFMFTHPQSLRIITGRVEDFSAGGLLFLPEPGISLLDLQIGTTIDLCTLNVSGAYFEISAKVIHNSGPISFKFIDLPDDCRIALNDLFEAERQEALKRHLS; encoded by the coding sequence ATGAAAGCAATGCTCGTTATCGAAAAAGATTCAATTAAGCATAAAGTAGTTGAACACCTTGCACCGCAGGGATTCGTCTTTATCCACTATACGAACCCACTAAAGGCGATGGACAACATCGATGAAGTGGCACCCGAGATTGTCCTGTTCAGCGCCGCCGATTACCCGCGGCACTGGAAACCATTCCTTCAGCTTTTCAGACAGGGAAGCGATGCAGAGGAAAAACCCTTTATCCTTCTTCGGGGGGAACATTTCGATGAGGAAGAAGGAACAAAGGCGGGTATCCTCGGTGTAAACGCCATCGTGAAGGAAGATTTTGGGAATCCGGAGGATTTGGCCCTTCTGGAGGATATTTTGGCCCGCTATGCCGTATGGGATGATAAGCGTTACGACAGACGCTACGTTCCCTCTTCGAAACACGATCTCGAGTTTATGTTCACCCACCCTCAGAGCCTGCGTATCATCACCGGTAGAGTCGAAGACTTTTCGGCCGGAGGGCTTCTTTTCCTGCCGGAACCCGGCATATCGCTTCTCGATCTTCAGATCGGGACGACCATCGATCTATGTACCCTCAATGTTTCGGGAGCCTATTTCGAAATCAGCGCAAAGGTCATCCACAACAGCGGTCCCATATCATTCAAATTTATCGATCTGCCGGATGACTGCCGTATTGCTCTTAACGACCTATTTGAAGCGGAACGGCAGGAGGCACTGAAAAGGCACCTGAGTTAA